The Humulus lupulus chromosome 4, drHumLupu1.1, whole genome shotgun sequence genome has a window encoding:
- the LOC133831808 gene encoding putative disease resistance RPP13-like protein 1, whose protein sequence is MALVAGEACLSAFLDMLIKELASDTVRTFYEGKVKEPIAQRLTDLETALKPANNPGLNVAEKEQIRDERMKKWLDEFKEAVYDADDLVYKINTVALQKDEGKSPSSIKSKVMKKLAPTPFTAFDSAIVAEIDEIIGSLEKPLPGPVRVTSDDNRRTRNYLGLEKVGTNLPERSLAHVEESDIYGMVDIKDAICKLLLSDVDKLSVIAIEGKSGIGKTTLAYVVYNDKRVNTRFLTKAWVIMDKNKIDAATVMKAIIEKVTSEKCQYEKRYELQNKLKKVLSMKKFLLVIDGFPKGNDDAWRILKSCFESGRHGSKIIVTTCEKDVIFLTMKTSTTKVYSLKGISSDDGWSLFEKYSSVKVDAAPNLQDIGREIVSKCGDHPLAIKLLAHLLCGNQNENEWGSIRNSTIWEMSESSRIGIHPALWLSYYYLPSHLKLCFAYFALFPKGFKFEKQKIILLWMAEGLLPSTEEKRMEDFGDDYFEYLMARSFLQPTSEDRSAFVMHDLLHELSSFVCGEFCFSMDDPNLFDCPRKIRHLSYSKGCHDDWTSAGFSNIKGLRTLLAFPISNYYVTPSYNKRFLMPVEYLIRILSSSGTCLRVLSLSEHYITKLPDSIGDLKYLKYLDLSFTEIEVLPDTVFNLYNLQTLLLEGCTRLTALPMRIGCLNKLRHLHTPPYLQEMPLQLGEITTLQTLSEFVVGKNDESGVKLLRILQGLHGTLHISGLENGQVKDVKKGELLEDKKFVGELILKWGFGHAANDEVSQKKEKEVLDALIPHAELRQLSIFHYKGTSFPGWVGDKVFTTLRKVDLNGCKKCSSLPPLGQLPSLEHLVIQGFHSLKTINPEFYSGEEPFKCLKTLIMTDMAKLKEGLFTKGMVEGEVFPQLEEIELRDCPKLKVSIPDNLRRLKKLVIYKCNQVLPLMDAVPAFPFLVAMIMFDCEGQVSFLGGLPSSSKEIFISGYGCFKVLDEVAFRSLTSLERGEISFYTSLECLPKILPSSSLSFLCINNCPLLTPRLHVETGPDWLEIAHIRTVDTQMSSLQLSDASSTPDGTTLESDSCFFL, encoded by the coding sequence ATGGCGCTTGTAGCAGGCGAAGCATGTCTCTCTGCTTTCCTTGATATGTTGATTAAGGAGCTGGCCTCTGATACGGTCAGGACCTTCTATGAAGGCAAAGTCAAAGAACCTATTGCTCAGCGTCTAACAGACTTGGAAACTGCATTGAAGCCAGCTAATAATCCAGGGCTCAATGTTGCTGAGAAGGAGCAAATCCGAGATGAGAGGATGAAGAAGTGGCTTGATGAGTTCAAAGAAGCGGTCTATGATGCTGATGATCTGGTTTACAAGATCAATACCGTAGCATTGCAAAAGGATGAAGGCAAATCTCCAAGCAGTATCAAAAGTAAGGTGATGAAGAAACTCGCTCCAACTCCATTTACTGCATTTGACAGCGCAATAGTAGCTGAGATAGATGAGATCATTGGAAGTTTGGAAAAACCTTTGCCAGGGCCAGTGAGAGTAACATCTGATGACAATAGACGCACACGAAATTACCTTGGTTTGGAAAAAGTTGGAACCAATTTGCCAGAGAGATCACTAGCTCACGTAGAAGAATCTGATATTTATGGAATGGTTGATATTAAAGATGCCATTTGTAAGTTGCTACTGTCTGACGTTGACAAATTATCTGTGATCGCCATAGAGGGAAAAAGTGGTATAGGAAAGACTACTCTTGCTTATGTTGTGTATAATGATAAGAGAGTCAATACAAGGTTTCTAACCAAAGCCTGGGTTATTATGGACAAAAATAAAATTGATGCTGCGACAGTGATGAAGGCAATCATTGAGAAGGTCACTTCTGAAAAATGTCAATATGAAAAGCGATATGAGCTTCAAAATAAGCTAAAGAAGGTTTTGAGTATGAAGAAGTTTCTTTTAGTTATTGATGGCTTTCCGAAGGGTAATGATGACGCGTGGAGAATCTTAAAAAGTTGTTTTGAATCGGGACGGCATGGAAGCAAGATTATTGTGACAACTTGTGAAAAAGATGTTATATTCCTTACAATGAAAACTTCTACAACAAAAGTTTATTCCCTAAAAGGTATATCCTCTGATGATGGCTGGagtttatttgaaaaatattcctCCGTTAAAGTTGATGCAGCCCCAAATCTCCAAGATATTGGCAGAGAGATTGTTAGTAAGTGTGGGGATCATCCTTTGGCGATAAAGTTACTTGCTCACCTATTATGTGGTAACCAAAATGAGAATGAATGGGGTAGCATACGAAATAGTACTATATGGGAGATGTCTGAAAGTAGCCGTATTGGTATTCATCCAGCTTTGTGGCTAAGCTATTATTATTTGCCTTCACACTTGAAGCTATGTTTTGCTTACTTTGCTTTGTTTCCAAAAGGTTTTAAGTTTGAAAAGCAAAAGATCATCTTATTATGGATGGCAGAAGGTCTTTTACCATCGACGGAAGAAAAGCGAATGGAAGATTTTGGAGACGACTACTTCGAATATTTAATGGCAAGGTCTTTTCTTCAACCAACAAGTGAGGATCGATCGGCTTTTGTCATGCATGATTTACTGCATGAATTATCTAGTTTTGTATGTGGTGAGTTCTGTTTCAGCATGGATGATCCCAACTTATTTGATTGTCCAAGAAAGATTCGTCATTTGTCATATAGTAAAGGATGTCATGACGATTGGACTTCTGCAGGTTTTTCCAATATCAAGGGTTTGCGCACTCTTTTAGCATTTCCAATATCAAATTATTATGTAACACCGTCCTATAATAAGAGGTTTTTGATGCCAGTGGAGTACTTGATTAGAATATTGTCAAGTTCGGGAACGTGCTTAAGAGTGTTGTCTCTTTCTGAACATTACATAACCAAGTTGCCTGATTCGATCGGGGATTTGAAGTATTTAAAGTACTTGGACTTGTCTTTCACTGAAATTGAAGTGTTGCCAGATACAGTTTTCAACTTGTATAATTTGCAGACCCTGTTGTTGGAAGGTTGTACTAGACTTACTGCATTGCCGATGAGGATAGGTTGTTTAAACAAATTGCGACATCTTCACACTCCTCCTTACTTACAAGAGATGCCACTGCAACTTGGTGAGATCACAACTCTACAGACGTTAAGTGAATTTGTTGTTGGAAAAAATGACGAATCTGGTGTGAAGCTGCTAAGAATTCTTCAAGGTCTACATGGGACTCTTCACATTTCAGGACTAGAAAATGGTCAAGTCAAGGATGTTAAGAAGGGTGAGTTATTAGAAGACAAGAAATTTGTTGGTGAGCTGATATTGAAGTGGGGTTTTGGTCACGCGGCTAATGATGAGGTCtcacaaaaaaaagaaaaagaagtactTGACGCCCTCATACCTCATGCAGAGCTGAGACAACTCTCTATCTTTCACTACAAAGGTACCAGTTTTCCAGGTTGGGTTGGAGATAAAGTGTTTACTACTCTACGAAAGGTGGACCTAAATGGTTGTAAAAAATGTAGCTCATTGCCACCGTTGGGGCAGCTACCCTCCCTCGAACACCTTGTGATTCAGGGTTTCCATAGCTTGAAGACAATAAATCCAGAGTTTTATTCAGGGGAAGAGCCATTTAAATGTTTGAAGACCTTGATTATGACGGACATGGCGAAACTCAAAGAGGGTTTGTTTACTAAAGGCATGGTAGAGGGAGAAGTTTTTCCTCAACTTGAGGAGATTGAGTTGAGAGACTGCCCGAAACTCAAAGTGTCAATACCGGACAATCTTCGCAGATTGAAAAAGCTTGTAATCTACAAATGCAACCAAGTGCTGCCTTTAATGGACGCTGTACCTGCATTTCCTTTTCTTGTGGCTATGATCATGTTTGATTGTGAGGGGCAAGTATCATTTCTGGGAGGATTGCCTTCTAGTTCAAAGGAAATTTTCATTTCGGGTTATGGATGCTTTAAGGTGTTAGATGAAGTGGCCTTTCGATCACTCACCTCCCTTGAGAGGGGGGAGATTTCGTTCTACACTAGCCTCGAGTGCTTGCCAAAAATACTACCCAGTTCATCACTATCTTTTCTATGCATCAACAACTGTCCTTTACTGACACCACGACTCCATGTGGAAACTGGGCCTGATTGGCTCGAAATTGCTCACATCCGAACAGTAGATACACAGATGAGTTCATTACAACTTTCCGATGCATCATCCACACCAGATGGTACCACTCTCGAATCTGATTCTTGTTTCTTTCTATAA